The nucleotide window TTGGGAGCCCATTTTGGCAAAGACATCTTCCTCATTACTGCGTCTATTGAATTTTAGTACCAGATCTCCCTCTAAGAACACCCTGGACCGAATGTGCTTGTCATAAGCTAATGCTGATCTTCTGGTAATATTCTTCCATCTTGCTTCCCAcaacttcttttttttcttccaactcttgTAACTCAGCTTCACGATCCCTTGCATTTTAGAATACGTGCCAACTCCCTACGAGTAACTGGGGTGTTCTCGTCTTTCTCCATATTCTCCGGATTCGCGAATGGAGGTGGTGAGGGGGTTCTATACCTCGTTTGATCTATAGCCATCACGTCGAAGTGTTCTTCCCCAGTGGAGTCGCCAGATGATTTGGGTGGATTTCGTGAAAAATAGATTAAGTGAAAAATAGTAGTTAAGATGAGAAATTCGAGGTAAGTAAACTTGTGAGAAAAAATACTTCTATTAATGGCAAATAAGCAATACAAGAACTAATGATGAGAAATAGAGGTGAAGAACAAGTGTTGAGACCTCCACTAATGTCACAAGAGGATGAATAAGCTTTGTTTAAAGTGGACAGGGGTTGATTAATGGTTGTCGAGTGTTTTAGTGGAACACCAGAACGCCAGTTTTTACTGGTAAAGGTGGtgaatgaaatgaaaaataatgaaaggaAATTTTGGGAGAGAAAAAGATGAGTTTTTTAGCTTCCCAGCTTCAGAAATAAGAAAGGCTTGTAAGAAGGTTAGGGTGAAAGTGAAGGTGATGTTTGGTTGAAGGtctgtgaagaagaagatgatcaaAGTGTAAGAAGGTTAGGGTGAAAGTGAAGGTGATGTTTGGTTGAAGGtctgtgaagaagaagatgatcaaAGTGAAAGTGAAAAATGAGAGTATTTTACAGAGGTGACTTGACGTCCTTTTTATAGTGTAAAACCATGATGAAGAGGAAATCTATTATCCaatagtttttaatatgatatttggTTTACTGCTTTCTCCAAAATATCTTTAGGTATTCGTGTTACCTCAAGTCTTATCAAAGCTCCTGATATTAGGGACATCTagtttgattttcttttaaCTAGATGACACATTTACACTCCAAATTCAACCAATCAACTTTCACCAATATAGTTTCCACCGAAGAGAAATTCAactcttcaagatgttcttttGGGTTCCATCCTTTTACCCCAATACCTTTAGGAGGAACTTAACTCTTTTTTAACTATGTTTGTAGgtcattataaaaattaattatgtacAAAAaaggtttatatttttagtacacAATCAATGTTTGATAGATGAGGTAATGTATCGAGAGACattaaattaatgtattttgtcTTCATCCTAATCAGTATGACATAAAGATActaaatttttctttcatttttattgttacttttttataattatattttttattatatttttcgtgtcagattttttaaataaaaaaagaataaattggatttttataatttatttttggtagTGTTTGTTTTTTATATACATGTTTATCAATAGGAGAGTACACAAAAATACATATATGGTGTTTGTTTATCGAGACAAACACGATTATACACAAACATCcattaaaaatatgtattttatatttctataaaatGTTGAGATACTAATGTTTAACTtgagatattaattttttttataatttttggttATGTCTAACTTACTAAACAAAATATGTTGAGATAACAACTAAACATAATCTTATATCTTGTGGTCAAAAACAAATGCAGCTTTTGTGAGATTTATCATATTAACTTAGACAGGTGAcaaaatacaatttatttatatgtCATTTTGGTCCCAATTTTATCTTAGCTCATTATTGAGTCATTTAAAAGGCCAATATGCTCATATTTGAAGTTTTTCTTGTAGACTTCAACATTAGTAGCACAGAATTACTCTGACATAAAcaagagataaaagaaaaagttgcACACCAATTAATTGTTATTCATTAAATAACAGCAATAGATTCTTTACATAAATTCACACCCCACAAAGCTGGCTAACTTAATGGATCTGAtgatgatcaatcagtccataAAATCCAAGCTCAAGCAAAAGTGGATGGATGTGTTCTTATTCAAACTTGTGATACAAGATAACAGAGTTGCATTGCACAGATAATAATAACATAGTGCAAACTGCAAAGCTCATTGCCGTTAATCAAAACCACACCAAATGAAAAGATAGTAAGTAGCACACAAACAAGCAACCATGATTAATTTGGGAAGGCCTCAATGATGGATGGAAGGGCCTTGATCTTGATGATGTTGTAACGAGGGAATCCAGTTTCAGCAAACAGCCATTTCCAATTCTCCTCAGTCCTTTCCTTTCCTCCGGCATTGTGTGCAAGAAGCATCATATCGAAAGCGAAGCCGGTGTCGTCGAATAGATCGTTTCCTTCTGGCTGCAGAACATGGTCCACGATTATCACCTTCCCGTTCTCTGGTATTGCCTTCCTACAGTTCTTCAAGATCTTTATGCAGTGTTGGTCACTCCAATCATGCAGAATCCACTGTTTCCAAAATACATATTCTCAGTTATCATTTTCACATGAAAATAGTAACcacatatatatctatatacCTTCATGTAAATGGCATCGGCTTTGGGAACAGAGACGAACATGTCACCTCCAACGTGAGTGATCCCGTCGTACTGAGGGGCGGTGGCAACAACATGCGGCAAGTCGAAGTTGATACCCTTGATGTGAGGATAAGCCCTCACAATTTCAGAGAGTGAACCACCAAGTCCACCACCCACATCAACTAGTGACTCAATCTTGTTGAATCCTTCTTTGTACCCTTCGATCACAGCCTTTATCACCGTCCTTGCCGTGCACACCATACCTTCGTTGAACAACTTGTTGTACTCTGGGTCCAATCCCGTCAAGTCGAACTGCTCGTGTCCATGGCACCTTTTACAATCACAGATTCAGAAAacattagtaattaaaattttcattgtaAATGTTTTCTATTAGCCACGTTCACAATTGAGCAAAACCGTGGCTAATAgataaaaggataaaaatttAGGTGCAGTTAACTTCAtgtgaaattgataattaagaGTCTTAAtctcatgtgaagttgatagttgagagtcgttaaatgatttgacaaaaataacgaAAAAAGTTTTGGATCCCTGACCTGAAGAAGGCTGTTCCCTTGTCAGTTCCTTCCCTGATGATATCACTGATGAAGTGTGCAGGGTTGAGGTGAAGAGGGTGGTTCTCTAAGAGCAACATTGGTGCGAGGGTCATCTTGGTGTCTTGCAGGATCCACTTGGAAGCGCGCGTGAGGCCGTAGAGGATCTCTCCGTTGTCGGACTTGTCAGCAGAGAAGATCTTCTTGCGGACAAGGACTCTCATGATGCGGAGGAGGAGAGAGGCATCCGGGGACGGGGCGTCCTCGATGTTGTCGATGATCTTGGAGAGGGAGATGGGCTTGCCGTAGCGGTCTATGATGTCGGCGATGCGGAGTTCAACGGCGCATTTTAGGGCAAAGGAGTCGGTAAAGCATGTCATGTACTTCCATATCTCCGCTTGTCCAAGCAATGATTCCTCCTCCTCTTTGTCCTTCACACTCTGTAATTTCAACATCACCTTCAACTTAACATTCTTGTTACGTAAATAATGCACACTTGCATGCATGCCTTAATTTCTATTCTTATGCTACGGACGAT belongs to Arachis duranensis cultivar V14167 chromosome 8, aradu.V14167.gnm2.J7QH, whole genome shotgun sequence and includes:
- the LOC107462139 gene encoding (R,S)-reticuline 7-O-methyltransferase, encoding METVISNQSPPTILKSVKDKEEEESLLGQAEIWKYMTCFTDSFALKCAVELRIADIIDRYGKPISLSKIIDNIEDAPSPDASLLLRIMRVLVRKKIFSADKSDNGEILYGLTRASKWILQDTKMTLAPMLLLENHPLHLNPAHFISDIIREGTDKGTAFFRCHGHEQFDLTGLDPEYNKLFNEGMVCTARTVIKAVIEGYKEGFNKIESLVDVGGGLGGSLSEIVRAYPHIKGINFDLPHVVATAPQYDGITHVGGDMFVSVPKADAIYMKWILHDWSDQHCIKILKNCRKAIPENGKVIIVDHVLQPEGNDLFDDTGFAFDMMLLAHNAGGKERTEENWKWLFAETGFPRYNIIKIKALPSIIEAFPN